The following proteins come from a genomic window of Larimichthys crocea isolate SSNF chromosome III, L_crocea_2.0, whole genome shotgun sequence:
- the gdf10a gene encoding growth/differentiation factor 10, protein MAAPNLISSHLFLLMLNCFLGAASLRTMKGSSGSAQDSSFLPSSPDPFSDDLDQDMVSQHMSKLYEKYNRENRLKEGNTVRSFRASQDPSGHSTVYRLNLTTLQDSEVILSATFHFLVDRHPHQKPWFCKRFKSPSCRSSAVHPSPSISLLLRSGSEVRSGSMGSVLGNVTFHPHRRGVWQMKDVTQVIMEARDKGHLLVSVELEQKYQRKPEEVLSAGSLPYLLLYANDQALAEPNSVSASLQRYDPFSEGGEPSHSSQPSQLLHRPNSSPELKGRVRREATLLPDPIQNNELPEVDYRPDGYRKDDLWESTWYLALKPKLKPGKKEKKRKSQEEEGVEHGRGARDREEPQLLQDEEGTSQALKPDDSTVKKLKDISDGRKHERRNEGKDGKKHKGSTISQSPVLNFDEQTMRKARRRQWGDNQHRGCSRRNLRVDFADIGWSEWVIAPKAFDAYYCAGTCGFPMPKVVRPSNHATIQSIVRAVGIIPGVPEPCCVPEKMTPLAVLYQDESRNPVLKVYPNMSVQSCSCR, encoded by the exons ATGGCAGCTCCAAATCTGATTTCATCGCACCTGTTCCTGTTGATGTTAAACTGTTTCCTGGGTGCTGCATCACTTAGGACCATGAAAGGGAGCTCTGGGAGCGCACAGGACAGTAGCTTCCTCCCGTCCTCGCCGGACCCCTTCTCAGATGACCTGGATCAGGACATGGTCTCCCAGCACATGTCCAAACTGTACGAGAAATACAACAGAGAAAACCGTCTCAAAGAGGGAAACACTGTCAGGAGTTTCAGAGCCAGTCAAG ACCCCTCTGGCCACAGCACGGTGTATCGACTAAACCTTACAACCCTCCAGGACTCCGAGGTCATCCTCTCTGCAACATTCCACTTCCTGGTTGACCGGCACCCTCATCAAAAACCCTGGTTCTGTAAACGCTTCAAAAGCCCATCCTGTCGTTCTTCAGCCGTCCACCCTTCTCCGTCCATCAGCCTGCTCCTTCGCTctgggtcagaggtcagatcaGGGTCAATGGGGTCAGTTCTAGGCAATGTGACCTTCCACCCCCACAGGAGAGGGGTGTGGCAGATGAAAGATGTGACCCAGGTCATAATGGAGGCACGGGACAAGGGTCATCTCCTGGTGTCAGTAGAGTTGGAGCAGAAGTACCAGAGGAAACCAGAGGAGGTGCTGTCCGCTGGCAGCCTGCCCTACCTGTTACTGTATGCTAATGACCAAGCCTTAGCAGAGCCCAACAGTGTGTCTGCAAGCCTTCAGAGATATGACCCGTTCAGCGAGGGAGGAGAGCCCTCACATTCCTCTCAGCCCTCTCAGCTCCTGCACAGACCCAACTCCTCACCAGAGTTGAAAGGACGCGTGAGAAGGGAAGCAACTCTGCTCCCTGACCCCATTCAGAACAATGAGCTGCCAGAGGTTGACTACAGGCCTGATGGATACAGGAAGGATGACCTTTGGGAGAGCACTTGGTACCTGGCACTCAAACCCAAGCTTAAACCcggaaagaaggaaaagaaaagaaagagtcaggaggaggaaggagtggAGCATGGTAGAGGAGCACGTGACAGAGAAGAACCTCAGCTTCTTCAAGATGAAGAAGGAACATCACAGGCGCTCAAACCTGACGACTCAACTGTGAAAAAACTCAAAGACATCAGCGATGGACGAAAGCATGAGCGGAGAAACGAGGGAAAGGATGGGAAAAAACACAAGGGGAGCACAATCTCTCAGTCACCTGTTCTAAATTTTGATGAACAAACCATGCGTAAGGCCCGGAGGAGGCAGTGGGGCGACAACCAGCACAGAGGCTGCTCCAGGAGGAACCTCAGAGTGGATTTTGCAGACATTGGTTGGAGCGAGTGGGTCATAGCACCCAAGGCTTTTGATGCCTACTATTGCGCTGGCACATGTGGATTTCCCATGCCCAAG GTTGTAAGACCGTCTAACCACGCCACCATCCAAAGCATAGTCCGAGCCGTCGGGATCATCCCTGGAGTCCCTGAGCCCTGCTGTGTCCCAGAAAAGATGACCCCCCTAGCTGTGCTCTACCAGGATGAATCCAGGAACCCAGTGCTCAAAGTTTACCCCAACATGTCCGTCCAGTCCTGCTCCTGCAGATAG
- the znf488 gene encoding zinc finger protein 488, whose protein sequence is MSGGLTMDHTFLPRSIWTGDSKFLQHPVDLYTSVVVTRSIPAGTCFGPCVLQNTFYDTIAFIAQKSCDKRAKSYMFRVDPEAMRNSALVLSWLRLVQAARNGEEQNTEAFLKAGQLYVRTIRDIRQEEELLVWYDQELSHLLGFTDLTRGSREEFKCGRCNQVFKNEYPFLAHCRFLCTQVKSDTWSREAYEHKHVEIKRQHRVTDFHNIARDLEHKKSGSNEDAEIFPKRRKYEETLYPKGRKTVLLEKTNISNDDNITQLSKGHDEAAGDASSSAGKLKADKIKPDHLGCKNDVFTEQREAKETFTHGRETDARSETGESSGVHLSSSSAFSLVLSNSQGEQKSAFCKPSKRTSPIDPQTHLSGASTAPSSRLEAMTDAFTSRTVMGYNNMMASSILSGDLQTVPSPVSLNNSFHYAPEHWSRNIGVQLQTTSSLTILPPTFTSFGVSVQNWCAKCNLSFRMTSDLVFHMRSHHKKEFAAESQVRRRREEKLTCPICHEYFRERHHLSRHMTSHN, encoded by the exons ATGTCCGGCGG tttaaCGATGGATCACACTTTCCTGCCTCGGTCCATCTGGACCGGTGACAGTAAATTCCTCCAGCATCCAGTGGATCTTTACACCAGCGTGGTCGTTACGCGCAGCATCCCTGCAGGCACGTGCTTTGGTCCATGTGTGCTCCAAAACACTTTCTACGATACTATCGCCTTCATAGCGCAGAAATCCTGCGACAAGAGAGCGAAATCCTACATGTTCAGG GTGGACCCAGAGGCCATGCGTAATTCTGCGCTTGTGCTTTCCTGGCTGCGGCTGGTGCAGGCTGCGCGTAATGGAGAGGAGCAGAATACAGAGGCCTTCCTGAAGGCGGGTCAGCTGTATGTGCGGACCATCCGCGACATCCGGCAGGAGGAAGAGCTGCTGGTGTGGTACGACCAGGAGCTGTCTCACCTACTGGGCTTCACAGATTTGACAAGAGGATCACGTGAAG AATTCAAATGTGGAAGATGTAACCAGGTCTTCAAGAATGAGTACCCTTTCCTGGCTCACTGCCGATTCCTGTGTACTCAAGTAAAGAGTGACACCTGGAGCCGCGAAGCTTACGAACACAAGCATGTGGAAATTAAGAGGCAACATCGAGTGACAGATTTCCACAACATCGCCAGAGATTTGGAGCACAAAAAGTCTGGCAGCAACGAGGATGCGGAGATTTTCCCCAAGAGAAGGAAATACGAGGAAACTCTTTATCCCAAAGGACGGAAAACAGTTTTgttggaaaaaacaaatatttcaaatgatgaCAATATTACACAGCTGAGTAAGGGCCACGATGAGGCAGCAGGAGATGCATCTTCGTCTGCGGGGAAACTAAAAGCTGATAAGATCAAACCGGATCATTTGGGATGTAAGAATGATGTCTTTACTGAACAGAGGGAAGCCAAAGAGACTTTTACGCATGGTAGAGAAACAGACGCACGATCGGAGACAGGCGAGAGCTCTGGTGTGCActtaagcagcagcagtgcattTTCTCTGGTCCTGTCTAACAGTCAGGGCGAGCAGAAAAGTGCTTTCTGCAAACCGAGTAAAAGAACTTCCCCTATTGACCCTCAGACGCATCTCAGTGGCGCTTCAACAGCCCCCTCTAGCCGCCTAGAGGCGATGACTGACGCCTTTACCTCCAGGACTGTTATGGGATACAACAATATGATGGCGTCCAGCATCCTGAGCGGTGACTTACAGACCGTACCCTCCCCAGTTTCATTAAACAACTCTTTCCATTACGCACCTGAGCACTGGTCCAGGAACATTGGCGTACAGTTGCAGACCACATCTTCTCTCACGATCCTTCCACCGACTTTCACCTCATTCGGCGTGTCGGTGCAAAACTGGTGCGCCAAGTGCAACCTCTCCTTCCGCATGACCTCCGACCTCGTTTTCCACATGCGCTCTCATCACAAGAAGGAGTTTGCGGCGGAGTCCCaggtgaggagaaggagggaggagaaactCACCTGTCCGATCTGTCACGAATACTTCCGAGAGCGGCACCACCTGTCCAGACACATGACCTCTCATAACTGA